A genome region from Paramisgurnus dabryanus chromosome 12, PD_genome_1.1, whole genome shotgun sequence includes the following:
- the efhc1 gene encoding EF-hand domain-containing protein 1: MSVNTGHGLPFLPGNTFRDLTKSAFHRAQTLDYKNGYAVPRRPTCGIGQEPLVSLNISHSEQNQLISDITNLTYGADTSRHPPLNFIPAHAAYDKKVLRFYGYFHQEVLHSPDESFRIRPVIIYYYLEDDSMCFIEPQVENSGIPQGKLIKRQRLTKNQHGELYHWKDLNLSMDMSVFGTMYRITHCDTFTQEFMESQGIVLNEPESIPSDPYITRRAHAQDAHITPYEHNHQLERFLTKDRQVLRFFALWDDSDSLYGDKRPVTLHYYLVDDSVEICEHHQPNSGRDPFPVLLHRQKIPKCIKPICEPFPTCVLEVSLHDVQEYFSPVDLRVGEEVTLMGRRFLLCDCDDFTRKYYQENHPDIQLKPVTPDTTTQQDTRRLQVIPLYNGFGSLEDSLQNCLSLIPEPPKKDVIKLLENDHKVLRYAARLDSQNPLDEGRRFILSYYLSNDMISIFEKSTRNSGIIGGKFLEKTRVPKPGSTTEKPEHYGPADFFIGAVVEVFGHRFVLTDADRYVLSYLESVSDRIPEQVLSSLRRKFVAPLQQSEGETDGSSHSS; the protein is encoded by the exons ATGTCTGTGAATACCGGACACGGGCTGCCCTTCCTTCCGGGCAACACATTTAGGGATTTAACG AAATCTGCTTTCCACAGAGCTCAAACTTTGGACTATAAGAACGGTTACGCTGTGCCCCGTAGACCCACGTGTGGGATCGGTCAGGAGCCGCTGGTGTCACTCAATATCAGTCACAGTGAACAGAATCAGCTGATCAGTGACATCACCAACCTGACCTACGGAGCCGACACAAGCAGACACCCACCGCTTAACTTTATACCAGCACATGCTGCATATGACAAGAAG GTGCTGCGTTTCTATGGTTACTTCCATCAGGAAGTGTTACACTCCCCGGATGAGAGCTTCCGCATTCGTCCGgtgattatttattattatctgGAGGACGACAGCATGTGCTTCATTGAGCCTCAAGTAGAAAACTCCGGAATTCCACAAGGAAAACTGATCAAACGTCAGAGACTGACCAAAAACCAGCACGGAGAACTTTATCACTGGAAAGATCTCAACCTCTCCATGGACATGAGTGTGTTTGGAACCATGTACAGAATAACACACTGTGATACTTTTACACAG GAGTTCATGGAGAGTCAGGGAATCGTCCTGAATGAGCCAGAATCCATTCCCAGTGATCCATACATCACCCGGCGCGCTCACGCACAAGATGCCCACATCACACCCTATGAACATAATCACCAGCTCGAGCGCTTTCTCACCAAAGATCGACAG GTGCTGCGGTTCTTCGCTCTATGGGACGACTCAGACTCTCTCTACGGAGACAAAAGACCCGTAACTCTTCATTATTATCTGGTAGATGATTCGGTGGAGATCTGCGAACATCATCAGCCCAACAGCGGCCGTGACCCGTTTCCAGTTCTGCTCCACAGACAAAAGATTCCCAAATGCATCAAGCCAATCTGTG AGCCGTTTCCCACCTGTGTTCTGGAAGTTTCCCTGCATGATGTGCAGGAGTATTTCTCTCCCGTAGACCTCCGGGTCGGAGAGGAGGTCACACTGATGGGAAGACGCTTTCTGCTCTGTGACTGTGATGATTTCACCAGAAAATATTACCAGGAGAATCACCCAGACATTCAGCTTAAACCGGTCACTCCAGACACGACAACGCAGCAGGACACCAGGAGG TTGCAGGTAATTCCTCTGTATAATGGCTTTGGTTCCTTGGAGGATTCATTACAGAACTGTCTGTCCCTCATTCCTGAACCTCCCAAGAAAGATGTGATCAAACTACTGGAGAACGACCACAAAGTTTTGCGTTACGCCGCACGACTG GATTCCCAGAATCCTCTAGACGAGGGGCGGCGCTTCATTCTCTCATACTACCTGTCCAACGACATGATCAGCATCTTTGAAAAATCCACACGGAATTCCGGCATCATCGGAGGAAAATTCCTAGAGAAGACTCGCGTTCCCAAACCAGGAAGCACCACGGAGAAGCCAGAACACTACGGACCTGCAGACTTCTTTATTGGAGCCGTCGTAGAAG TGTTTGGGCATCGGTTTGTCCTGACGGATGCTGACCGGTACGTGTTGAGTTATCTGGAGTCCGTGTCCGATCGCATACCTGAACAGGTGCTCTCCTCGCTGAGACGAAAGTTTGTAGCCCCTCTGCAGCAATCTGAAG GTGAGACTGATGGGAGTTCTCACTCCTCTTAA